Proteins from a genomic interval of Dermacentor variabilis isolate Ectoservices chromosome 8, ASM5094787v1, whole genome shotgun sequence:
- the LOC142590996 gene encoding uncharacterized protein LOC142590996 — protein sequence MDVKGKSSNERSEEEGHEESSGDDGSTRRNSTAAESDAGGPSASVSETAGSSFGSPPSPVDPRQVEPPHCRPALDDGVPVGEPADPEVEWEGQQQQAAELVSEDVVDDVCRMYCNVIARETYRINSMCQPPNFVGAFRALTRLGFPGSFQDAFKARYAGGAVAGGGGRPPALRGGRLLSADAQVPDYLKNIIDAYGLSGVFADKGQPDVVRVDDQFVCESDGRSEVGYRGRPRLGRLANARRPFAQSRADDSTDSQPSGSDAEEKEEVE from the coding sequence ATGGACGTAAAGGGCAAAAGCTCCAACGAACGCAGCGAGGAGGAAGGACACGAGGAGTCCTCCGGCGACGACGGGTCTACTCGGCGCAACTCGACTGCCGCGGAGAGCGACGCCGGAGGACCGAGCGCGTCAGTCTCGGAGACTGCGGGGTCCAGCTTCGGGTCACCGCCGTCGCCGGTCGACCCCCGCCAGGTCGAGCCGCCGCATTGTCGTCCCGCACTTGACGACGGCGTTCCAGTCGGTGAACCGGCCGACCCGGAGGTCGAGTGGGAAGGCCAGCAGCAGCAGGCCGCCGAGCTGGTGAGCGAGGACGTGGTCGACGACGTGTGCCGGATGTACTGCAATGTCATCGCCAGGGAGACGTACCGCATCAACTCGATGTGCCAGCCGCCAAACTTTGTCGGCGCGTTCAGGGCACTGACGAGGCTCGGATTCCCGGGCTCGTTTCAGGACGCGTTCAAGGCCCGGTACGCGGGCGGCGCCgtcgccggcggcggcggccgtcCTCCGGCCCTGCGCGGCGGCCGCCTTCTGAGCGCCGACGCGCAAGTGCCCGACTATCTCAAGAACATCATAGACGCGTACGGTCTCTCCGGCGTCTTCGCGGACAAGGGGCAGCCGGACGTCGTCCGCGTCGACGACCAGTTTGTCTGCGAGAGCGACGGAAGGTCGGAGGTCGGCTACCGCGGGAGGCCGAGACTCGGACGCCTCGCTAACGCGAGGCGCCCGTTTGCACAGTCTCGTGCCGACGACAGTACCGACAGCCAGCCGTCGGGTTCGGATGCCGAAGAAAAGGAAGAGGTCGAGTGA